The following proteins are co-located in the Egicoccus sp. AB-alg2 genome:
- a CDS encoding MFS transporter, whose product MGASLEAPVRSEVRAVGGGALVFGMLFLDRLAPLYLIVVIRQQEGLAPRQLALVPLAIGLGWAVAMGIGRWLSGRLSDRTRIALGAGGAAIVHVGSALVGGWPAFILLRFLGGVFAGTVAPPLTGLIFAWAPRRRRGLDAGIMFSATRLLGSLLAPIVVLGVAVRADWRAALLTAAVLLLVATAAFWVVTPSTPEAEHTTSAQRRQQARTVLARHGRRNIALATVFGILFACWLNVVSQTGPSVVVASLDVTPDTAGAIVGAFGIGGWLAALFVPMASDRVGRALALGTSTAVGGAAGLGLSLLLAGGSAPVWAPAVLFAFGGLALGALPLALSIIPGEAVLRGDPGRAVVWPVFGSEVVGAAVLPAVALLGFLPERATLAIAAGALLASAVLARALVPPEHEDEAEEVPASPI is encoded by the coding sequence TTGGGGGCGTCGTTGGAGGCACCGGTCCGCTCGGAGGTGCGCGCCGTTGGCGGTGGCGCGCTCGTGTTCGGCATGCTGTTCCTCGACCGCCTGGCGCCGCTGTACCTGATCGTCGTCATCCGCCAGCAGGAAGGGCTCGCGCCGCGGCAGTTGGCGCTCGTCCCGCTCGCCATCGGGCTCGGGTGGGCCGTCGCCATGGGCATCGGTCGCTGGCTCAGTGGCCGGCTCTCCGACCGGACCCGCATCGCGTTGGGGGCCGGCGGTGCGGCCATCGTCCACGTCGGCTCCGCTCTGGTGGGCGGCTGGCCGGCCTTCATCCTCCTGCGGTTCCTCGGGGGCGTCTTCGCCGGGACCGTCGCGCCGCCGCTGACCGGGCTCATCTTCGCCTGGGCGCCCCGCCGGCGGCGCGGCCTCGACGCGGGCATCATGTTCTCCGCGACCCGCCTCCTGGGCAGTCTGCTCGCACCCATCGTCGTGTTGGGGGTGGCCGTCCGCGCCGACTGGCGTGCGGCGCTGCTCACGGCCGCCGTGCTGCTCCTGGTCGCGACCGCGGCATTCTGGGTCGTCACACCGAGCACCCCCGAGGCGGAGCACACCACCTCGGCGCAGCGGCGGCAGCAGGCACGCACCGTTCTGGCGCGCCATGGTCGACGCAACATCGCCCTGGCGACGGTCTTCGGCATCCTCTTCGCCTGCTGGCTGAACGTGGTGAGCCAGACGGGCCCGAGCGTCGTGGTCGCGTCCCTCGACGTGACGCCGGACACCGCCGGTGCGATCGTCGGTGCCTTCGGCATCGGCGGCTGGCTGGCGGCGCTGTTCGTCCCGATGGCCTCCGACCGGGTCGGCCGGGCGTTGGCCCTCGGCACCAGCACGGCCGTCGGGGGCGCCGCCGGCCTCGGGCTCAGCCTGCTGCTCGCCGGCGGGAGTGCCCCCGTCTGGGCGCCCGCGGTCCTGTTCGCCTTCGGCGGCCTCGCGCTGGGTGCCCTCCCGCTGGCGCTCTCGATCATCCCGGGTGAAGCCGTGCTGCGTGGGGATCCCGGCCGTGCCGTCGTCTGGCCCGTCTTCGGCTCCGAGGTCGTCGGCGCCGCCGTGCTGCCGGCCGTTGCCCTGCTCGGCTTCCTGCCGGAGCGGGCGACGCTCGCCATCGCCGCCGGCGCCCTGCTCGCCAGCGCCGTCCTCGCCAGGGCGCTGGTCCCGCCGGAGCACGAAGACGAAGCTGAGGAGGTGCCGGCGTCGCCGATCTGA
- a CDS encoding 5-methyltetrahydropteroyltriglutamate--homocysteine S-methyltransferase, protein MNDRPPPFRADHVGSLLRPPRLLEARQRHAAGAFDAAELRAVEDDAIREVVALQRGVGLSAATDGEFRRTSWHMDFIYRLGGITQADGKIEVHFENEEGGLDFTAAALAVTGPVGLDEPIFADDFDFTKSLADEAGMVAKLTIPSPSMVHYRGGRAAIDPDVYPDEEQFWADLTRAYRHELQAMAERGCRYLQLDDTSLAYLNDPTQRARIADLGGDAEHQHEHYIRHLNEAVADRPEGLRVTTHLCRGNFRSSWAASGSYDFVAEALFNDLDVDGFFLEYDDERSGGFQPLRYVPPGKQVVLGLVTTKRPALESKDDLKRRIDEASRFVPLEQLCLSPQCGFSSTVEGNALTFDEQRAKLELVVETAQEIWG, encoded by the coding sequence ATGAACGACCGACCGCCGCCGTTCCGTGCCGACCACGTCGGCAGCCTGCTGCGCCCACCACGCCTGCTCGAGGCGCGCCAGCGACACGCGGCCGGAGCATTCGACGCCGCGGAACTGCGTGCTGTCGAGGACGACGCCATCCGTGAGGTCGTCGCGCTGCAACGCGGCGTGGGGCTGTCGGCCGCCACCGACGGGGAGTTCCGGCGGACCTCCTGGCACATGGACTTCATCTACCGGCTCGGCGGCATCACGCAGGCGGACGGGAAGATCGAGGTGCACTTCGAGAACGAGGAGGGTGGCCTCGACTTCACCGCCGCGGCACTGGCGGTCACCGGACCGGTCGGACTCGACGAGCCGATCTTCGCCGACGACTTCGACTTCACGAAGTCGCTGGCCGACGAGGCCGGCATGGTCGCGAAGCTGACGATCCCGTCGCCAAGCATGGTGCACTACCGGGGCGGCCGAGCGGCCATCGATCCGGACGTGTACCCCGACGAGGAGCAGTTCTGGGCGGATCTGACCCGCGCCTACCGCCACGAACTGCAGGCGATGGCCGAACGCGGCTGCCGCTACCTGCAGCTCGACGACACCAGCCTGGCCTATCTCAACGACCCGACGCAGCGCGCCAGGATCGCCGACCTGGGCGGCGACGCCGAACACCAGCACGAGCACTACATCCGGCACCTCAACGAAGCGGTGGCCGATCGCCCTGAGGGCCTGCGCGTCACGACCCACCTGTGCCGGGGCAACTTCCGGTCGTCGTGGGCGGCATCGGGCAGCTACGACTTCGTCGCCGAGGCGCTCTTCAACGACCTCGACGTCGACGGCTTCTTCCTCGAGTACGACGACGAACGCTCCGGCGGCTTCCAGCCGCTGCGGTACGTACCGCCCGGCAAGCAGGTCGTCCTCGGGCTCGTCACGACGAAGCGACCCGCGCTCGAGTCGAAGGACGACCTCAAGCGCCGCATCGACGAGGCCAGCCGGTTCGTCCCCCTCGAGCAGTTGTGCCTGTCCCCGCAGTGCGGCTTCTCGTCGACGGTGGAGGGCAACGCCCTCACCTTCGACGAGCAGCGCGCCAAGCTCGAGCTGGTCGTCGAGACGGCCCAGGAGATCTGGGGGTGA
- a CDS encoding MBL fold metallo-hydrolase yields MRITKYRQSCLVVEADNGARLLLDAGYHVTRTRALDELGSIDAALYSHEHPDHFGEEWVGPLLERGVPVFAEASVCSMIGSAANTVQGGTTFAAAEVPVAAYDLPHMPLVDGRPGPPNLGFLIDGRLLHPGDAKDLRGVGAEVLATPIAGPSCSARDAYLMVEASGARVAVPVHYDHFLADPELFAKQCPIAEVAVLDDGQTLEV; encoded by the coding sequence GTGCGCATCACCAAGTATCGGCAGTCCTGCCTCGTCGTCGAAGCCGACAACGGCGCCCGCCTGCTGTTGGACGCCGGCTACCACGTGACGCGCACGCGAGCGCTCGACGAGTTGGGCAGCATCGACGCCGCGTTGTACTCGCACGAGCACCCCGACCACTTCGGCGAGGAGTGGGTCGGGCCGTTGCTCGAGCGAGGCGTGCCGGTGTTCGCCGAAGCGTCCGTGTGTTCGATGATCGGGAGCGCCGCGAACACCGTGCAGGGCGGCACGACCTTCGCGGCCGCCGAGGTGCCGGTGGCGGCCTACGACCTGCCGCACATGCCGTTGGTCGACGGCCGACCGGGGCCGCCCAACCTCGGCTTCCTCATCGACGGCCGGCTGCTGCACCCCGGTGACGCGAAGGACCTCCGCGGCGTCGGTGCAGAGGTGCTGGCGACGCCCATCGCCGGGCCCAGCTGCAGCGCGCGTGACGCCTACCTCATGGTCGAGGCGAGCGGCGCGCGTGTGGCCGTGCCGGTCCACTACGACCACTTCCTCGCCGACCCAGAGCTGTTCGCCAAGCAGTGCCCGATCGCCGAGGTGGCCGTGCTGGACGACGGCCAGACCCTCGAGGTCTGA
- a CDS encoding tannase/feruloyl esterase family alpha/beta hydrolase, producing the protein MATALPAAAAADTPCEDLAGTTIDAADIGLPTSGAQVTSARESTQGATAPYCLVEGRIAPVDPEAPDIRFRVNLPTAWNGKAVHFGGGGYNGTVVAGTGSVPSAPVGTATPLQQGYATFGSDSGHSSTVHPGGSFALIEESLVNFAYAALKKTRDVAVSLIEAHYERAPEQTYFVGSSQGGREGLTVAQRFPTDYDGVFSRVPVVNFTGQQLFVNALAEPILTGGWIDPAGVDLLHATTLATCDGLDGLEDGIISRPQNCHVDFQALLCEAGEATGCLTQAQIDVVEQFHAPMVLDYPLANGVPGYPGFPVGGEGNDWRQWVMGANGNPGFTVSLGADFIRYFVAQDPDFDTVGFDPNAPEWRERILAVSEMVDATDPDLSAFAASGGKLILQENLGDNGRSALAGLDYHASVVETLGKGRTDKFFRAYAVPKADHGGGAGPNDVDWLEILDRWAADGEAPRDVVLQERGTDRTRPACEWPTWSRYFRGDVDDAASFRCMKAPGFKG; encoded by the coding sequence GTGGCGACAGCGCTGCCGGCCGCGGCAGCCGCAGACACCCCGTGCGAGGACCTCGCCGGCACGACGATCGACGCCGCCGACATCGGCCTGCCCACGTCGGGTGCGCAGGTCACCTCGGCACGGGAGTCCACCCAGGGCGCCACCGCGCCGTACTGCCTCGTCGAGGGCCGGATCGCCCCGGTCGACCCGGAGGCGCCCGACATCCGCTTCCGGGTGAACCTCCCGACGGCCTGGAACGGCAAGGCCGTCCACTTCGGGGGCGGCGGCTACAACGGAACCGTCGTGGCGGGGACCGGGAGCGTCCCCTCGGCCCCGGTCGGGACCGCCACGCCACTGCAGCAGGGCTACGCCACCTTCGGCAGTGACTCCGGGCACAGCAGCACCGTGCACCCGGGCGGTTCGTTCGCCCTGATCGAGGAATCGCTCGTCAACTTCGCCTACGCGGCGCTCAAGAAGACGCGCGACGTCGCGGTGTCGCTGATCGAGGCCCACTACGAGCGCGCACCGGAGCAGACCTACTTCGTCGGCAGCTCACAGGGTGGGCGCGAGGGGCTCACGGTGGCCCAGCGGTTCCCGACCGACTACGACGGCGTGTTCAGCCGGGTCCCGGTCGTGAACTTCACCGGACAGCAGTTGTTCGTCAACGCGCTCGCGGAGCCGATCCTCACGGGCGGCTGGATCGATCCCGCCGGGGTCGACCTGCTCCACGCGACGACCCTCGCGACCTGCGACGGGCTGGACGGGCTCGAGGACGGCATCATCAGCCGCCCACAGAACTGTCACGTCGACTTCCAGGCGCTGCTGTGCGAGGCCGGCGAGGCCACGGGCTGCCTGACGCAGGCGCAGATCGACGTCGTCGAGCAGTTCCACGCCCCGATGGTGCTCGACTACCCGCTGGCGAACGGCGTGCCCGGCTACCCGGGCTTCCCGGTCGGTGGGGAAGGCAACGACTGGCGTCAGTGGGTGATGGGCGCCAACGGCAACCCCGGCTTCACGGTGAGCCTCGGCGCCGACTTCATCCGCTATTTCGTCGCGCAGGACCCCGACTTCGACACCGTCGGCTTCGACCCCAACGCACCCGAGTGGCGCGAGCGGATCCTCGCCGTCTCCGAGATGGTGGACGCCACCGACCCCGACCTGTCGGCCTTCGCGGCGAGCGGCGGCAAGCTCATCCTGCAGGAGAACCTCGGCGACAACGGCCGCAGCGCCCTCGCCGGGCTGGACTACCACGCCTCGGTGGTGGAGACGCTCGGCAAGGGCCGCACCGACAAGTTCTTCCGCGCCTACGCCGTCCCGAAGGCGGACCACGGTGGTGGCGCCGGACCGAACGATGTCGACTGGCTCGAGATCCTCGACCGGTGGGCCGCCGACGGCGAGGCTCCCCGCGACGTGGTGCTGCAGGAGCGCGGCACCGACCGCACCCGCCCGGCCTGCGAGTGGCCGACCTGGTCCCGCTACTTCCGCGGCGACGTGGACGACGCCGCGAGCTTCCGGTGCATGAAGGCGCCGGGCTTCAAGGGCTGA